The proteins below come from a single Microbulbifer sp. Q7 genomic window:
- a CDS encoding TonB-dependent receptor — protein sequence MLPFNKKPIAYLISAFALSVTPAVFAQDDTEEETENSQQQSRLVENVVVTATRREASVEDIPINISAIGEAELRKRAITDLKSLIEDSVTISAPANSARFADSVTVRGLNVSAVNQNNLEFFVRSTLAYYLDETPLPNIGYRIKDIARVETLLGPQGTLYGSGSLGGTVRYITNQPDFEESTVRLNSGIYQTAGGGMSTDTDVVINQPLGENLAIRASLAYLDEAGFTDRVVSPSFRSENPWTNPDGTGKKRYENDDYQNVTTGKVALAWQFNPDAKLTFTHAQQSQLANGSRGSTLDPTQDGDVLQYGQDVVVGRYREYADRSFKLDSLDLEWDFEHFAMKSSTSHFEDTREGRANYGIGFVYYGDWGWSALTPEETDESPYMVFDNTYSGISHETRFVSMVDGPISWVGGIYYTQQERSLAFQEHFPTLDAVGGLDRDAIGGEQNVGYAEDINTEYKELALFGELTYAVTDRWDVTVGTRVFNYSDEADPRITDYAFGLVDTKGAVENSASGEKFYKLNTSYELTDDVLMYATASQGFRRGGVNGFKGQGDQNVSAAAQNYQPDSVNNFELGLKGSFLDDLLYIETNIYQIAWENTQTYYSQSINGFPLNGTTNGPDAESQGWEFSSRLRVSDNVSLTYSTATTEAKWAETEEVCLYADGSECRTWSEGGLLGGAPEWRHNLVANFYRDLSNGLTLSASVRGSYSSEVQSDRADSPDAEPYRYDSYTLYSANVGLSGDQWSAGLWARNLTNERAEVSYQSENYVGNRLIQTMPRTLGLNVSYDF from the coding sequence ATGTTGCCATTCAATAAGAAGCCGATTGCTTATCTCATTTCGGCGTTTGCGCTCAGCGTTACGCCGGCGGTGTTTGCGCAGGACGATACTGAAGAAGAAACGGAAAATTCGCAGCAGCAAAGTCGGCTGGTGGAAAATGTCGTGGTTACGGCGACACGCCGCGAAGCCTCTGTTGAGGATATTCCAATTAATATTTCGGCCATTGGTGAGGCGGAGCTGCGCAAGCGCGCCATTACCGATCTAAAAAGCCTTATTGAGGATTCAGTAACAATTAGTGCACCGGCTAATTCGGCGCGCTTCGCAGATTCTGTAACGGTTCGCGGTTTGAATGTATCTGCGGTAAATCAGAATAACCTCGAGTTCTTTGTGCGCTCGACGCTCGCTTACTATCTCGATGAGACGCCCCTTCCTAATATTGGCTATCGAATTAAAGACATCGCGCGTGTAGAGACCCTGTTGGGACCACAAGGCACGCTGTATGGTTCTGGCAGCCTTGGTGGCACTGTCCGATATATTACCAACCAGCCGGATTTTGAAGAATCCACTGTCCGTCTCAATTCCGGCATTTACCAAACGGCTGGCGGGGGCATGAGTACGGACACTGATGTGGTGATTAATCAACCCCTTGGAGAAAATCTGGCGATACGTGCGTCGCTGGCATACCTGGATGAAGCTGGTTTCACTGATCGTGTCGTCTCACCATCATTTCGATCGGAGAATCCATGGACAAATCCCGATGGGACGGGCAAAAAACGCTACGAAAATGACGATTATCAGAATGTGACCACCGGGAAAGTTGCACTGGCATGGCAGTTCAATCCCGATGCCAAACTGACTTTCACACATGCGCAGCAAAGCCAGCTGGCAAATGGTTCCCGGGGCTCTACGCTTGACCCGACTCAGGATGGCGATGTGCTCCAATACGGCCAGGATGTCGTAGTGGGGCGGTATCGCGAATACGCGGATCGATCCTTTAAATTGGACTCATTGGACCTGGAGTGGGACTTCGAACACTTCGCCATGAAATCCAGCACCTCTCACTTTGAAGACACCCGCGAGGGACGGGCAAATTACGGGATTGGGTTTGTTTACTATGGTGACTGGGGCTGGAGTGCACTCACGCCAGAGGAAACCGACGAATCTCCCTATATGGTATTCGACAACACGTATTCAGGTATCAGCCATGAAACCCGGTTCGTTTCCATGGTGGATGGCCCGATTAGCTGGGTTGGCGGTATCTACTATACCCAGCAGGAACGCAGCCTTGCGTTTCAAGAGCATTTTCCGACTCTGGACGCGGTTGGTGGATTGGATCGAGACGCCATTGGCGGCGAGCAGAATGTGGGGTATGCCGAGGATATCAATACGGAATATAAGGAACTGGCCCTATTTGGTGAGTTGACTTACGCCGTCACTGATCGTTGGGACGTAACCGTCGGAACACGGGTATTCAATTACTCCGATGAGGCGGATCCGCGCATCACCGATTACGCGTTTGGTTTGGTAGATACCAAGGGCGCGGTTGAAAACTCAGCGTCAGGCGAGAAATTCTATAAGCTGAATACTTCTTATGAGCTAACTGATGACGTGCTCATGTATGCAACAGCATCTCAAGGTTTTCGTCGAGGTGGTGTAAACGGATTCAAAGGGCAAGGTGACCAGAATGTATCGGCCGCTGCGCAGAATTACCAACCAGACTCGGTGAATAATTTTGAACTGGGTTTGAAGGGGTCTTTTCTTGACGACCTGCTGTACATCGAAACAAATATTTACCAGATTGCCTGGGAGAATACGCAGACCTACTATAGCCAATCGATCAACGGCTTCCCGTTGAATGGCACCACAAACGGACCGGACGCAGAGTCTCAAGGCTGGGAGTTTTCCAGTCGTCTTCGCGTGAGTGACAATGTTTCATTGACTTACTCGACCGCCACAACTGAGGCGAAGTGGGCAGAGACTGAAGAAGTCTGCCTGTACGCGGATGGCTCGGAATGTCGCACCTGGTCTGAAGGTGGACTCTTGGGCGGCGCACCAGAATGGCGTCACAATCTGGTGGCGAATTTCTACCGTGATCTGAGCAATGGTTTGACCCTTTCCGCAAGCGTTCGTGGTTCCTATAGCAGTGAGGTTCAAAGCGATCGCGCGGATTCTCCTGATGCGGAACCCTACCGATACGATTCCTACACACTTTACAGTGCCAATGTTGGCCTGAGTGGCGATCAGTGGAGTGCGGGTCTTTGGGCCAGAAACCTAACCAATGAACGTGCCGAGGTTTCCTATCAATCTGAAAATTACGTGGGGAATCGATTGATTCAGACCATGCCTCGTACGCTTGGATTGAACGTCTCCTACGATTTCTAA
- a CDS encoding glycoside hydrolase family 3 N-terminal domain-containing protein, giving the protein MDALSLRQKVAQKLMLDIRYFCPDQQRPAAGKAGNRHCDQPVTELPRELAGMIRDSDLGGIILFADNLEQSAQIVRLNRALQQAAAESASGLPLLIGIDQEGGRVNRLPRDEAAAFAGNMAIGATYAREGDRFASATAEVMADQLRALGFNVNFAPTLDVNSNPDNPVINVRSYSEDPKVVAELGSASVAAFQRQGVAATVKHFPGHGDTSVDSHTGLPRVERSLEQAQAVDLLPFRQVIHNAQPALTMTAHIQYPALDTTTLISRSGEQMLAPATLSRKILTGILRGEMAYDGVIVTDSLNMAGISDYFTPEEAVVNTFAAGADIALMPIKIRYPEDLVQLDKLIDRVVEALEAGEISVDELDSSVARVQRLKQRYIDAQWAQRDEAEVISRAKAILASTEHRTLALTLANAALTNIFPPQPSALPVIGPQARQIQVLTPNRAVGEAFRIALEQVSDAEISLLVPREAEAAVRDSGADTLIVASIVPTESAVELGGMEDLPILQERITDQGVLYEIYRQSLSAANARGAKTVFISMRSPYEAAQFESLADVHLASFDYKAYIGPDDTLEGPIYRAIANALVSQEAVVGQLPVTVITPANLNVSDASVDNEG; this is encoded by the coding sequence GTGGACGCATTGAGTCTGCGCCAGAAGGTGGCGCAAAAGCTGATGCTCGATATCCGCTATTTCTGCCCGGACCAGCAGCGACCAGCGGCAGGCAAAGCGGGCAACCGGCACTGTGATCAGCCGGTGACCGAACTCCCTCGGGAGCTGGCCGGCATGATCCGGGATTCCGATCTAGGCGGTATTATTCTGTTTGCGGACAACCTCGAGCAGAGTGCGCAGATCGTAAGACTCAATCGTGCGTTGCAACAGGCCGCGGCGGAGTCTGCCAGCGGGTTGCCGCTATTGATCGGCATTGACCAGGAAGGCGGCCGGGTCAATCGGTTGCCGCGGGATGAGGCAGCGGCATTTGCCGGCAATATGGCCATCGGTGCGACCTATGCCCGCGAGGGAGATCGCTTCGCCAGTGCTACTGCTGAAGTAATGGCGGATCAACTACGTGCGCTGGGTTTCAACGTGAACTTCGCGCCCACGCTGGATGTAAACAGTAATCCCGATAATCCAGTCATCAACGTACGCTCCTACAGTGAGGACCCCAAGGTAGTGGCGGAACTCGGTTCTGCCAGCGTCGCTGCGTTTCAGCGGCAGGGCGTGGCTGCAACGGTCAAACATTTCCCCGGGCATGGCGATACCAGCGTAGATAGTCACACGGGGCTGCCGCGGGTAGAGCGTTCCCTCGAGCAAGCGCAGGCCGTTGACCTGCTGCCTTTCCGCCAGGTGATCCACAACGCACAGCCGGCGCTGACCATGACCGCGCATATCCAGTACCCAGCGCTGGACACTACGACCCTGATATCCCGCTCCGGTGAGCAGATGCTTGCCCCGGCCACACTTTCCCGAAAAATCCTCACTGGTATTTTGCGTGGGGAAATGGCGTATGACGGGGTCATTGTGACCGACTCCCTCAATATGGCGGGAATCAGCGATTACTTTACGCCGGAGGAAGCGGTGGTAAACACCTTCGCCGCGGGTGCCGATATTGCACTGATGCCAATCAAGATCCGTTATCCAGAAGACCTGGTGCAACTGGATAAGCTGATCGACCGCGTTGTTGAGGCACTCGAAGCGGGGGAGATTTCCGTCGATGAGTTGGATTCATCTGTCGCACGGGTACAGCGCCTGAAACAGCGTTATATCGATGCGCAATGGGCACAGCGTGATGAGGCTGAAGTGATAAGCCGGGCAAAGGCCATACTGGCATCCACAGAACATCGCACGCTCGCGCTGACTCTGGCCAACGCCGCATTGACCAATATTTTTCCCCCACAGCCATCGGCACTACCGGTGATCGGCCCGCAAGCCAGGCAGATTCAGGTGCTGACACCAAATCGGGCGGTTGGAGAAGCCTTTCGTATCGCACTGGAGCAGGTGAGTGACGCCGAGATCTCACTGCTAGTGCCCCGAGAGGCAGAGGCTGCGGTGAGAGACTCCGGTGCAGATACATTGATCGTAGCGAGTATTGTACCGACAGAAAGCGCGGTAGAGCTCGGCGGGATGGAGGACTTGCCCATTTTGCAGGAGCGGATCACCGACCAGGGTGTACTCTATGAAATCTATCGCCAATCCCTCAGTGCGGCGAATGCACGCGGCGCGAAGACGGTGTTTATCAGCATGCGCTCTCCCTACGAAGCGGCACAATTTGAATCACTCGCGGACGTGCATCTGGCAAGTTTTGATTACAAAGCCTATATCGGCCCGGACGATACACTGGAGGGCCCGATTTACCGTGCGATCGCCAATGCGCTGGTAAGCCAAGAGGCGGTTGTTGGTCAGTTACCGGTAACCGTGATAACTCCGGCGAACCTGAATGTCAGCGATGCATCCGTTGATAACGAGGGCTGA
- a CDS encoding amidase codes for MDLCYLDACEVLKHYKSGMISPVEVLQAHIERYQQVGAEVNPFTQSMFERALQQARAAEQAYQRKKARPLEGVITAIKDETYIRGEVTTNGSRLLQNNVADITDPVPERLLAAGSIFHARTATPEFSVASYTWSDLWGVTRNPWNTDITPGGSSGGSAAALAAGLCTIANGTDMGGSVRIPAAQCGVVGLKASHGRIPEIPPYNVDPYVHHGMLTRSVRDMVLLYNLISGPHPVDLMSQMAKEPVASVPLDLRGLKIALSLDLGFFSLDDDVRSNTLAYAETLRGLGADVELVTLDWDARCIRTAQIHQGAQMGHMLRKKYDRAEYHDQLTSYVKHYFSLSSAASPQRILEANDYAQHMWQALEKVFQTYDFLLCPTVCSTRVPADFDYSRDTLEIDGVAVDPVKGWFMTYPFNTLSRCPVLSVPSGFAANGVPTGVQLVGHPYADTRLLQLGLGIEAELGVFLHAGNRPLDLQVVKA; via the coding sequence ATGGATTTGTGTTACCTAGATGCCTGCGAGGTGCTGAAACACTATAAAAGCGGAATGATTTCTCCGGTTGAAGTGTTACAGGCACACATCGAGCGTTACCAGCAGGTCGGCGCAGAGGTCAATCCGTTTACCCAGAGTATGTTTGAGCGTGCCCTACAGCAGGCCCGGGCTGCAGAACAAGCCTATCAACGCAAGAAAGCACGTCCACTAGAGGGCGTGATTACTGCGATCAAAGATGAGACTTACATTCGCGGTGAAGTCACCACGAACGGATCGCGCCTGCTGCAGAACAACGTAGCAGATATCACCGATCCGGTGCCGGAGCGCCTGCTCGCTGCTGGCTCCATCTTTCACGCCCGTACCGCCACCCCGGAATTTTCCGTAGCCTCCTATACCTGGTCTGATCTGTGGGGGGTAACGCGTAACCCCTGGAATACCGATATCACTCCCGGCGGATCGTCCGGTGGTTCTGCAGCGGCTCTGGCCGCGGGGCTCTGTACCATCGCGAACGGCACAGATATGGGTGGTTCCGTGCGTATTCCAGCGGCGCAGTGCGGCGTAGTGGGGCTCAAAGCCTCCCATGGGCGTATCCCCGAAATCCCCCCGTACAACGTGGATCCCTATGTACACCACGGCATGTTGACCCGCAGCGTGCGGGACATGGTTTTACTGTACAACCTGATTTCCGGCCCGCACCCGGTGGATCTTATGTCGCAGATGGCCAAAGAGCCGGTGGCGTCGGTACCGCTGGATCTGCGTGGACTGAAAATTGCGCTTTCGCTGGATCTTGGGTTTTTCTCTCTGGACGACGACGTGCGTAGTAATACGCTGGCTTACGCGGAAACGCTGCGGGGCCTCGGTGCGGACGTTGAGCTAGTTACCCTCGACTGGGATGCGCGCTGTATCCGCACCGCACAGATCCACCAGGGCGCGCAGATGGGGCACATGCTGCGAAAAAAATACGATCGTGCTGAATATCACGATCAATTGACCAGTTATGTGAAGCACTATTTCTCGCTCTCTTCTGCCGCGTCACCGCAACGTATTCTTGAAGCCAATGACTATGCGCAGCATATGTGGCAAGCACTGGAGAAAGTCTTCCAGACCTACGACTTCCTGCTGTGCCCGACGGTGTGTTCTACCCGTGTCCCTGCGGATTTTGATTACAGCCGCGACACACTGGAAATCGATGGTGTTGCGGTAGATCCGGTGAAAGGCTGGTTTATGACCTATCCGTTTAATACCTTGAGCCGCTGCCCGGTACTCTCCGTGCCAAGCGGGTTTGCGGCCAACGGTGTGCCCACGGGAGTTCAGCTGGTGGGGCACCCTTATGCCGACACCCGATTATTGCAGCTCGGCCTGGGTATCGAAGCGGAGCTGGGTGTTTTCCTCCATGCGGGCAATCGGCCACTGGATTTACAGGTAGTAAAGGCATGA
- a CDS encoding putative hydro-lyase: protein MIKQCARVIRSEIRAGRFCGPTSGLAAGYVQANIAMVPEQYADAFTEFCTLNSRACALLHRTEPGEYRMPELGDAIDIRTDVPRYLVHQQGREAQEVTDINDVWRDDLVTFALGCSFSFEEALIGAGLEVRNITEGRNVPMYRTQAACEAAGPFHGNLVVSMRPFSSDSIALASDISGRYPLVHGAPVHIGNPSELGINDIATPEYGEAVSVLPEEVMAFWACGVTAIEALRNAGLDFFITHAPGHMLITDRLNDALEAVTDIRVLGWGEKQTAV, encoded by the coding sequence ATGATCAAGCAATGCGCACGTGTAATTCGCTCAGAAATCCGGGCCGGTCGATTCTGTGGCCCGACCTCAGGTCTGGCGGCTGGCTATGTGCAGGCCAACATCGCCATGGTGCCCGAGCAGTACGCCGATGCATTCACTGAGTTCTGCACGCTGAACAGTCGTGCATGTGCCTTGTTACATCGCACAGAGCCCGGCGAGTACCGCATGCCCGAACTGGGTGATGCCATCGATATTCGCACCGATGTACCGCGCTACCTGGTACATCAACAGGGCAGGGAAGCTCAGGAAGTTACCGATATTAACGATGTCTGGCGAGACGACCTGGTCACCTTTGCGCTGGGTTGTTCTTTCTCCTTTGAGGAAGCGTTGATCGGCGCGGGCCTTGAAGTACGCAATATCACCGAAGGACGCAATGTACCTATGTATCGCACACAGGCCGCTTGCGAGGCCGCCGGGCCGTTTCACGGCAATCTGGTGGTGAGCATGCGGCCTTTCTCAAGTGATTCTATTGCGCTGGCCAGTGATATTTCAGGCCGCTACCCACTGGTACACGGTGCACCGGTCCATATCGGCAATCCCTCAGAACTGGGTATTAACGATATTGCCACACCAGAATATGGCGAGGCTGTTTCCGTTTTACCTGAAGAAGTGATGGCATTCTGGGCGTGCGGCGTGACTGCGATTGAAGCACTGCGGAATGCCGGCCTGGATTTCTTTATTACCCATGCGCCCGGACATATGTTGATTACGGATCGCTTGAACGATGCATTGGAAGCGGTGACGGATATTCGGGTTTTGGGGTGGGGCGAAAAACAAACCGCAGTTTGA